The following coding sequences are from one Terriglobales bacterium window:
- a CDS encoding antibiotic biosynthesis monooxygenase family protein: MFTRMMTCTLKPEKKEAFLEAARQLAGAYKNQAGFVDLLTLISDENPNRAIVVAVWRTKSDSAEFYKVRTPLLDLKPFLEEERIEHYYLETSGVFKIASGKAA, encoded by the coding sequence ATGTTTACCCGCATGATGACCTGCACACTCAAGCCGGAGAAAAAAGAGGCATTCCTGGAAGCCGCCCGCCAACTGGCCGGCGCTTACAAGAACCAGGCCGGCTTCGTGGACCTTCTCACCCTCATCTCGGATGAGAACCCCAACCGCGCGATCGTGGTTGCTGTCTGGAGGACGAAGTCCGATTCTGCAGAATTCTACAAGGTTCGTACTCCGCTGCTCGATCTCAAGCCCTTCCTGGAGGAGGAACGCATCGAGCATTACTACCTGGAGACTTCGGGCGTGTTCAAGATCGCCAGTGGCAAGGCCGCCTGA
- a CDS encoding DUF542 domain-containing protein, which translates to MPRRSVEKLLAENLEAKKILAELGALLGAAAQPETSQRKETMPITVAKTVRELAVEVPNATRVFEKLGIDYCCGGHKSLEEACSDAKRPVDEVLRALEQGVDTASPQTARDWSTAPLGELVDHIVNQHHTYVKNEVPRLQALIAKVVGVHAKNHPELEQVQVAFSELANELAAHLMKEEQILFPYVKQMSAGKGCGPSCFGTVQNPIRVMMMEHDG; encoded by the coding sequence ATGCCGCGGAGATCAGTCGAGAAGTTGCTGGCTGAGAACCTGGAAGCCAAGAAGATTCTGGCCGAGCTGGGGGCCCTGCTGGGCGCGGCGGCGCAACCCGAGACATCCCAAAGGAAGGAAACCATGCCGATCACCGTCGCCAAGACCGTCCGCGAGCTGGCCGTCGAAGTGCCCAACGCCACCCGCGTCTTCGAAAAGCTGGGCATCGACTACTGCTGCGGAGGACACAAGTCCCTGGAGGAAGCTTGCAGCGACGCGAAGCGTCCCGTGGACGAGGTGCTGCGCGCCCTGGAGCAGGGCGTGGATACGGCCTCTCCGCAGACTGCCCGCGACTGGAGCACCGCGCCGTTGGGCGAGTTGGTGGACCACATCGTCAACCAGCACCACACCTACGTGAAGAACGAAGTGCCGCGGCTGCAGGCGCTGATCGCCAAGGTCGTCGGGGTCCACGCCAAGAACCACCCGGAGCTGGAGCAGGTGCAGGTGGCGTTCTCCGAGCTGGCCAACGAGCTGGCCGCGCACCTGATGAAGGAAGAGCAGATCCTGTTCCCTTACGTGAAGCAGATGTCGGCGGGCAAAGGCTGCGGGCCGTCGTGCTTCGGCACGGTGCAGAACCCCATCCGGGTGATGATGATGGAGCACGACGG
- a CDS encoding NnrS family protein — protein MVITENTSVAEVVQAVPGARRIFDRHGLHGCGGAHGPSEPLSFFAAVHQVELKGLLEELNVEAARPQERVVYRESLEDYIYRRFFKAGIFIVLTVGALWGAVNLAQIAIGKSFLQLHLVQSIHAHAHAMIFGWVGLFVMGFALQSFPRFKNTTLWRPDLANLSFYLMVTGIIARMSAELLIQTGPGLALGFFSGVVELISIVLFLTVLYKTATKSVGPRNPYERFIAASFFWFFVQALLSDFFFFAKATAIGQQQLIRRIALIDGPLRDIQLLGFTALIIAGVSQRFVPLVYGLKGPKKDRQGLIFALMNLTLVLNVISYVAVLTTGNLAWALGLEIAYLLMPVWAVLLAIQLGVFSKPTQPDRTFKFIRGAYVWLIIANAMMPFFLVYGIATHQGFAHAYMGAHRHAFTVGFISMMIMGVAARVVPILAGVNASRLSNLWGPFLLLTVGNSGRVLLQIATDFYPNVAYPLVGLTGFLEVTALAWWGIGLWRVMNLSHSERPKVLAGPLPILAQ, from the coding sequence ATGGTCATCACCGAGAACACCAGCGTTGCCGAGGTTGTGCAGGCGGTACCGGGGGCGCGGCGCATCTTCGACCGTCACGGACTGCACGGATGCGGCGGAGCGCACGGGCCCAGCGAGCCACTGTCATTCTTCGCTGCCGTACACCAGGTCGAATTGAAAGGCCTGCTGGAGGAATTGAATGTCGAGGCGGCGCGGCCGCAGGAGCGCGTGGTGTACCGCGAGAGCCTCGAGGACTACATCTATCGCCGCTTCTTCAAGGCGGGCATCTTCATCGTGCTGACGGTGGGGGCGCTGTGGGGCGCGGTCAACCTGGCGCAGATCGCCATCGGCAAGAGCTTCCTGCAACTGCACCTGGTGCAGTCCATCCACGCCCACGCGCACGCCATGATCTTCGGCTGGGTCGGACTGTTCGTGATGGGCTTTGCGTTGCAGAGCTTTCCCCGCTTCAAGAACACCACGCTGTGGCGGCCAGACTTGGCGAACCTTTCCTTCTACCTGATGGTGACCGGGATCATTGCGCGGATGTCGGCCGAGCTGCTGATCCAGACCGGGCCGGGGCTGGCGCTGGGCTTCTTCTCCGGGGTGGTGGAGCTGATCTCGATCGTCTTGTTCCTGACTGTGCTCTACAAGACCGCAACGAAGTCGGTGGGGCCGCGCAATCCCTACGAGCGCTTCATCGCCGCCTCGTTCTTCTGGTTCTTCGTCCAGGCATTGCTGAGTGATTTCTTCTTCTTCGCCAAGGCGACGGCGATCGGACAGCAGCAATTGATCCGGCGGATCGCGCTGATCGATGGGCCGCTGCGCGACATCCAGTTGCTGGGCTTCACCGCGCTGATCATCGCCGGCGTGAGCCAGCGCTTCGTGCCGCTGGTGTATGGGCTGAAGGGGCCCAAGAAGGACCGTCAGGGGCTGATCTTCGCGCTCATGAACCTGACGCTGGTGCTGAATGTCATCAGCTATGTCGCGGTGCTGACCACGGGGAACCTGGCCTGGGCGCTCGGGCTAGAGATCGCCTACCTGCTGATGCCGGTGTGGGCGGTGCTGCTGGCCATTCAATTGGGCGTGTTCAGCAAGCCGACACAGCCGGACCGCACCTTCAAGTTCATCCGCGGCGCGTACGTGTGGTTGATCATCGCCAACGCCATGATGCCGTTCTTCCTGGTTTACGGGATCGCGACCCACCAGGGCTTCGCGCATGCCTACATGGGCGCGCACCGGCACGCTTTCACGGTGGGCTTCATCAGCATGATGATCATGGGAGTGGCGGCGCGGGTGGTGCCCATCCTGGCGGGGGTGAACGCCAGCCGGTTGTCGAACCTCTGGGGACCGTTCCTGCTGCTGACGGTGGGCAACAGCGGGCGGGTGCTGCTGCAGATCGCCACCGACTTCTACCCCAACGTCGCCTACCCGCTGGTGGGCCTGACCGGTTTCCTGGAAGTGACGGCGCTGGCCTGGTGGGGCATCGGGTTGTGGCGGGTGATGAACCTGTCGCACAGCGAGCGGCCGAAGGTGCTGGCCGGTCCCTTGCCCATCCTGGCGCAATAG
- a CDS encoding Crp/Fnr family transcriptional regulator, which translates to MPEPKAGRAGVLGRVPLFTDLSDAELRFLSDRAVSKRYRAGELIFSEGDACAGLYVIESGDVRIFKTSSAGREQVLTIERAGNSIAELPVFDGGTYPASASAASDATILFISRSDFRALCLEHPEVALKVLRMVGLRLRRLVGIIEELSFTTIRHRLAALLLRMAREAGNRSGRAEFTIEASNQELASQIGTVRELVSRNLSRFQAEGLIQMDGKHITIPDLRKLEAEIQSEE; encoded by the coding sequence ATGCCCGAACCCAAGGCGGGGCGCGCCGGCGTGCTGGGGCGTGTCCCACTGTTCACCGATCTCTCCGACGCGGAGCTGAGGTTCCTCTCCGACCGCGCGGTCAGCAAGCGCTACCGGGCGGGAGAGCTGATCTTCAGCGAAGGCGACGCGTGCGCCGGGCTGTACGTGATCGAGTCAGGCGACGTGCGCATCTTCAAAACCTCGAGCGCGGGCCGCGAGCAGGTGCTGACCATCGAGCGCGCAGGCAATTCCATCGCAGAACTGCCGGTGTTCGATGGCGGGACCTACCCGGCGTCGGCGAGCGCGGCCAGCGACGCGACCATCCTGTTCATCAGCCGCAGCGATTTCCGCGCCCTGTGCCTGGAGCATCCCGAGGTCGCGCTGAAGGTGCTGCGCATGGTGGGGCTGCGTCTGCGGCGGCTGGTGGGAATCATCGAGGAGCTCTCGTTCACCACCATCCGGCACCGGCTGGCGGCGCTGCTCTTGCGCATGGCGCGCGAGGCGGGCAACCGTTCGGGCAGGGCGGAGTTCACTATCGAAGCCAGCAACCAGGAGCTGGCTTCGCAGATCGGCACCGTGCGCGAACTGGTCTCGCGCAACCTCAGCCGCTTCCAGGCCGAAGGGCTCATCCAGATGGACGGCAAGCACATCACCATCCCCGACCTGAGGAAGCTGGAAGCGGAGATCCAGAGCGAAGAGTAG
- a CDS encoding TIGR04053 family radical SAM/SPASM domain-containing protein: protein MLVMQPAGQLDFNQKPYIVIWETTQACDLACVHCRACAQPARNPFELSTAEAKALIDQIAEMHVPVFVLTGGDPLKRPDIYELVEYASGRGVHTSMTPSATPLLTREAIAALKQRGLARLAVSLDGSTAEIHDAFRRVPGSYRCTLDAIRWARELGLPVQINTTITRRNLDDLDAMVRLLETLDIVLWSVFFLVPTGRGQANDLVSAEEFEMIFEKLYRTAGRVPFDIKTTEAQHYRRFLLQRRTEERQNGVASARTSIPAAQAFPAALGGDGIARAPRGLNDAKGFVFISHVGEVFPSGFLPQSAGNVRQQKLAELYRESPLFRRLRDTTQLKGKCGVCEFKEICGGSRARAYALTGDVLAEEPCCVYQPRMIREESLAGAD from the coding sequence ATGTTGGTCATGCAACCGGCGGGACAGCTCGACTTCAACCAGAAGCCTTACATCGTCATCTGGGAGACCACCCAGGCTTGCGACCTGGCCTGTGTCCACTGCCGGGCCTGCGCGCAGCCGGCACGCAACCCGTTCGAGCTGAGCACCGCCGAAGCCAAGGCGCTCATCGACCAGATCGCGGAGATGCATGTCCCGGTGTTCGTGCTCACCGGCGGCGACCCGCTGAAGCGTCCCGACATCTACGAGCTGGTCGAGTACGCCAGCGGGCGTGGCGTGCACACCTCCATGACCCCCAGCGCCACCCCGCTGCTGACCCGCGAGGCCATTGCCGCCCTCAAGCAGCGCGGCCTGGCTCGCCTGGCCGTCAGCCTCGACGGCTCCACCGCCGAGATCCACGACGCCTTCCGCCGTGTTCCCGGCTCCTACCGGTGCACGCTCGACGCCATCCGCTGGGCCCGCGAGCTGGGTCTTCCGGTGCAGATCAATACCACCATCACCCGCCGCAACCTCGACGACCTCGACGCCATGGTGCGCCTGCTTGAAACCCTGGACATCGTCCTGTGGAGCGTCTTCTTCCTGGTGCCCACCGGGCGCGGGCAGGCCAACGACCTGGTCAGCGCCGAAGAGTTCGAGATGATCTTCGAGAAGCTCTACCGGACGGCGGGGCGGGTACCATTCGACATCAAGACCACCGAGGCGCAGCACTATCGCCGCTTCCTGCTACAGCGCCGGACCGAGGAGCGCCAGAACGGAGTCGCTTCGGCCCGCACTTCCATTCCCGCAGCGCAAGCATTTCCCGCCGCCCTGGGTGGCGACGGCATCGCGCGCGCGCCCCGCGGCTTGAACGACGCCAAGGGCTTCGTCTTCATCTCCCACGTCGGCGAGGTCTTTCCCAGCGGCTTCCTGCCCCAGTCCGCCGGCAACGTGCGCCAGCAGAAGCTGGCCGAGCTCTACCGTGAGTCGCCGCTGTTCCGCAGGTTGCGCGATACCACGCAACTGAAAGGGAAGTGCGGCGTCTGCGAGTTCAAGGAGATCTGCGGAGGGTCGCGTGCGCGTGCTTACGCCCTGACCGGCGACGTGCTGGCGGAAGAGCCCTGCTGCGTCTATCAGCCCAGGATGATCCGAGAGGAATCGCTGGCCGGCGCCGATTGA